The following coding sequences lie in one Chiroxiphia lanceolata isolate bChiLan1 chromosome 19, bChiLan1.pri, whole genome shotgun sequence genomic window:
- the RGS9 gene encoding regulator of G-protein signaling 9 isoform X2, giving the protein MTVTRLDQGQRYRPRMAFLKKIEALMMEMQSPDTGIKTQTQTVMVASIPHAVTGNDILQWILQRLQITSEEALHLGDLFVKYGYIYPLQEPKNLTLKADGSLYRFQTPYFWPVQGWAADDTDYAIYLAKKNIKRKGILEEYEKEHYNMLNQKINYKWDFVIMQAKEQYKAGKERKKEDRYALDCQERAYWLVNRTPPGMQDVLEYGVDRVTDPNENKKNTMEAYRREIMYYQQAIGKTRVKSSVSLGGIVKYSEQFLSNDPILSGCLPSNPWITDDPEFWDLNAKLVEVPTRMRVERWAFNFSELIRDPKGRQNFQLFLKKEFSGENLSFWEACEDLKYGDQSKVKEKAEEIYKLFLAPGARRWINIDGTTMGITVKGLKHPHRYVLDAAQTHIYMLMKKDSYGRYLKSPIYKEMLAKAVVPQETVKKSTGLFGRRHLRSSPSPIILRQQEEEAKAREAAATVDITQVMSKLDRRNQPQPPK; this is encoded by the exons ATGACCGTCACACGGCTCGACCAGGGCCAGCGATACCGCCCGCGGATGGCCTTCCTCAAAAAG ATCGAAGCACTTATGATGGAGATGCAGAGTCCAGACACAGGCATcaagacacagacacagacagtgATGGTTGCCAGCATCCCACATGCTGTGACAG GTAATGATATATTGCAGTGGATCCTTCAGCGCTTGCAGATCACTTCAGAAG AGGCACTCCACCTGGGAGACCTGTTTGTCAAATATGGATACATCTACCCTCTTCAGGAGCCAAAGAACCTCACCCTCAAGGCAGATGGCAGCCTGTACAGGTTTCAA ACCCCCTATTTCTGGCccgtgcagggctgggctgctgatGACACAGACTATG ccatTTATCTGGCCAAGAAGAACATTAAGAGGAAAGGGATTTTGGAAGAATATGAAAAG gAACATTACAACATGCTCAATCAAAAAATAAACTACAAGTGGGATTTTGTCATTATGCAGGCCAAGGAGCAGTATAA ggcagggaaggagcgGAAGAAGGAGGACAGGTACGCCCTGGACTGCCAGGAGAGAGCCTACTGGCTGGTGAACAGAACCCCT CCGGGCATGCAGGATGTGCTGGAGTACGGAGTAGACCGTGTAACTGATCCCAATGAAAATAAG aaaaatactatGGAAGCTTATAGGAGAGAG ATCATGTACTATCAGCAGGCCATTGGGAAGACCAGAGTGAAATCTTCTGTCTCTCTTGGAGG GATTGTGAAGTACTCTGAGCAGTTCCTCTCCAATGATCCTATCCTGTCTGGATGCCTCCCCAGCAACCCCTGGATAACAGATGACCCCGAGTTCTGGGATCTCAATGCAAAGCT GGTGGAAGTCCCCACCAGGATGCGTGTGGAGAGATGGGCCTTCAACTTCAGCGAGCTCATCCGAGACCCCAAAGGGCGGCAGaacttccagctcttcctgaaGAAGGAGTTCAGCG GAGAGAATCTGAGTTTCTGGGAAGCGTGTGAGGATCTCAAGTACGGAGACCAATCCAAGgtcaaagaaaaagcagaagaaatttaCAA GCTCTTCCTGGCTCCAGGAGCACGGCGCTGGATTAACATCGATGGCACAACAATGGGCATCACAGTGAAAGGCCTCAAGCACCCTCACAGATACGTTCTAGATGCTGCTCAGACCCACATTTACATGCTGATGAAAAAG GACTCCTATGGCCGCTATTTAAAGTCTCCAATATACAAGGAAATGCTGGCCAAGGCTGTTGTGCCACAAGAGACTGtcaaaaaaag CACCGGCTTGTTCGGGCGCCGCCACCTCcgctccagccccagccccatcatcctgaggcagcaggaggaagaggccAAAGCCAGGGAAGCCGCCGCCACCGTGGACATCACGCAGGTCATGAGCAAGCTGGACCGCAGGAACCAGCCCCAGCCTCCCAAGTAG
- the RGS9 gene encoding regulator of G-protein signaling 9 isoform X3: MTVTRLDQGQRYRPRMAFLKKIEALMMEMQSPDTGIKTQTQTVMVASIPHAVTGNDILQWILQRLQITSEEALHLGDLFVKYGYIYPLQEPKNLTLKADGSLYRFQTPYFWPVQGWAADDTDYAIYLAKKNIKRKGILEEYEKEHYNMLNQKINYKWDFVIMQAKEQYKAGKERKKEDRYALDCQERAYWLVNRTPPGMQDVLEYGVDRVTDPNENKKNTMEAYRREIMYYQQAIGKTRVKSSVSLGGIVKYSEQFLSNDPILSGCLPSNPWITDDPEFWDLNAKLVEVPTRMRVERWAFNFSELIRDPKGRQNFQLFLKKEFSGENLSFWEACEDLKYGDQSKVKEKAEEIYKLFLAPGARRWINIDGTTMGITVKGLKHPHRYVLDAAQTHIYMLMKK, encoded by the exons ATGACCGTCACACGGCTCGACCAGGGCCAGCGATACCGCCCGCGGATGGCCTTCCTCAAAAAG ATCGAAGCACTTATGATGGAGATGCAGAGTCCAGACACAGGCATcaagacacagacacagacagtgATGGTTGCCAGCATCCCACATGCTGTGACAG GTAATGATATATTGCAGTGGATCCTTCAGCGCTTGCAGATCACTTCAGAAG AGGCACTCCACCTGGGAGACCTGTTTGTCAAATATGGATACATCTACCCTCTTCAGGAGCCAAAGAACCTCACCCTCAAGGCAGATGGCAGCCTGTACAGGTTTCAA ACCCCCTATTTCTGGCccgtgcagggctgggctgctgatGACACAGACTATG ccatTTATCTGGCCAAGAAGAACATTAAGAGGAAAGGGATTTTGGAAGAATATGAAAAG gAACATTACAACATGCTCAATCAAAAAATAAACTACAAGTGGGATTTTGTCATTATGCAGGCCAAGGAGCAGTATAA ggcagggaaggagcgGAAGAAGGAGGACAGGTACGCCCTGGACTGCCAGGAGAGAGCCTACTGGCTGGTGAACAGAACCCCT CCGGGCATGCAGGATGTGCTGGAGTACGGAGTAGACCGTGTAACTGATCCCAATGAAAATAAG aaaaatactatGGAAGCTTATAGGAGAGAG ATCATGTACTATCAGCAGGCCATTGGGAAGACCAGAGTGAAATCTTCTGTCTCTCTTGGAGG GATTGTGAAGTACTCTGAGCAGTTCCTCTCCAATGATCCTATCCTGTCTGGATGCCTCCCCAGCAACCCCTGGATAACAGATGACCCCGAGTTCTGGGATCTCAATGCAAAGCT GGTGGAAGTCCCCACCAGGATGCGTGTGGAGAGATGGGCCTTCAACTTCAGCGAGCTCATCCGAGACCCCAAAGGGCGGCAGaacttccagctcttcctgaaGAAGGAGTTCAGCG GAGAGAATCTGAGTTTCTGGGAAGCGTGTGAGGATCTCAAGTACGGAGACCAATCCAAGgtcaaagaaaaagcagaagaaatttaCAA GCTCTTCCTGGCTCCAGGAGCACGGCGCTGGATTAACATCGATGGCACAACAATGGGCATCACAGTGAAAGGCCTCAAGCACCCTCACAGATACGTTCTAGATGCTGCTCAGACCCACATTTACATGCTGATGAAAAAG tAG